DNA sequence from the Alkalilimnicola ehrlichii MLHE-1 genome:
GTGACGGGTACGGAGGCATGAAGGGCCTACATGTTCCAGGCATTCATCGCGCTGCTGCACCGGGACCTGACGCTGGTCATGCGCCGGCGCCAGGACGCCCTCTACGGCATGGCCTTTTTCGTCATCGTGGTCAGCCTCTTCCCGCTGGGGATGGGGCCCGAGCCGGCGCTGCTCCAGCGCATCGCCCCGGGTGCCATCTGGGCGGCTGCCCTGCTGGCGAGTCTACTCACGCTGGAGCGGCTGTTCGCGGACGACTGCGGCGAGCACACCCTGGAGTCGCTGCTGCTCGCCCCGCAGCCTCTGTCGTTACTGGTACTGGCCAAACTGGTGGCGCACTGGCTCTACGCGGGCCTGCCGCTGGTGGTCATCGCCCCCCTGCTGGGCCTGCAACTCGGACTGGCGCCGGCC
Encoded proteins:
- the ccmB gene encoding heme exporter protein CcmB → MFQAFIALLHRDLTLVMRRRQDALYGMAFFVIVVSLFPLGMGPEPALLQRIAPGAIWAAALLASLLTLERLFADDCGEHTLESLLLAPQPLSLLVLAKLVAHWLYAGLPLVVIAPLLGLQLGLAPAVQLTLVVSLLLGTPVLTLLGGIAAALTLGARAGNGLMALVLLPLFVPVLILGSGAVEQSLHGASPQGHLLLLAALLVLALSLAPAAIAAALRIALD